In Candidatus Bathyarchaeota archaeon, the following proteins share a genomic window:
- a CDS encoding winged helix-turn-helix domain-containing protein, translating into MKRSTFDIAIDVLKIIKSGCNKPTRIMYKSNLSWIPLQRTLDFLMKSGCIVEKTVNQRKEYHITEKGLMVLKYHAECMTMLTGRTEFPPL; encoded by the coding sequence ATGAAGAGGTCGACATTTGATATTGCCATAGATGTCCTGAAAATTATTAAGTCCGGCTGTAACAAGCCCACACGCATAATGTATAAGAGTAATCTCTCATGGATCCCTCTTCAAAGGACGCTTGATTTCCTCATGAAGAGTGGATGTATCGTGGAGAAGACAGTAAACCAAAGAAAAGAATACCATATAACGGAAAAAGGTCTTATGGTTCTAAAGTATCATGCCGAATGTATGACGATGCTCACTGGGAGAACTGAATTTCCCCCCTTATAA